From Trichocoleus desertorum ATA4-8-CV12, the proteins below share one genomic window:
- a CDS encoding CHAT domain-containing protein, with product MDKLAILRLDGDLEQGVRGMLTITSQQPHSSIEINGSLPPNANLAATVQQWQLHYRSLSSTRIQPNKITYNVSIQQQRLHCHKLAQSLRSQLNHWLLSESFRPVRDGWLEHLMQDEVRVLIRTANSSLLKLPWYLWELVERNPRAEVALSIPDSQANVVSETPRLREQVRILAILGDSTGIDVQHDQRLLDTLVDAETKFLVEPQRQEINRYLWEHTWDILFFAGHSCTEKEQGRIYINQTDSLTIAELRYALQTAVERGLQLAIFNSCDGMGLAFELQQLQIPQTIVMREPVPDQVAQAFLTHLLPTYAQGQSLYLAVREARLRLQGLENEFPGASWLPVIFQNPAISPPLWQDLGRRPTNVCPYRGLFAFREEDTAFFYGRDAFTQMLVEAVQQQFLVAVIGPSGSGKSSVVFAGLIPQLRSERTWLIEAFRPGDRPFRNLAAKLVPLLETHRSETDQLLEINKQTKALQQGDLALRDVIACILEKNPGDRFLLVVDQFEELYTLCRDARERLLFLDSLLEAVKYTPNFTLVLTLRADFLGQALSYRPFGDALQYADLKLSPMNREELQAAVEQPAAMLGVAIESGLTQRILDAVSTQPGDLPLLEFALNQLWAKQRDAQLTHAAYEEIGGVEAALSRYAEEAYGRLNEEEKERARRIFIQLVRPGEGTEDTRRLATCTEVGEENWDLVTRLADARLVVSSRDEALGEETVEIVHEALIGGWFSLRLWIELDRAFRIWQERLRASLRQWEATGKDEGALLRGVPLAEAEGWLASRAVELSPAERVFIQISLDLRDRDRKEQLRLRKRTIFGLAGSLAVVSILAGGTFWQWQQAEIRQNQAEQSAKIAFSNQLVAQAQTQLDQQPDLALLLSVEANRIAKTIDAQSFLLTALQYRPFTSFLHGHTSDVNSVAFSPNGKILASASGTQTRDDNTVRLWNISTRQSLGKPLKGHTAPVKSVAFSPDGQILASGSIDRTIILWDVATGLPIGPPLKGHDDPVHTLTFSPDGQTLASGSCGGRDSEGTCDQGEIRLWNVATRKPLGQPLMEHTSAVYDLAFSPDGKILASGSGGAIYFGSDSDYTIRLWDVATRKPLRQLLKGHKAGVNTLAFSPDSKTLASGSADTTVILWDITTGKPRQQALEGDKSTVIKVAFSRDGKELIMGTSDNTVIIASKVDFFYPTVVNRGGFKLHSLTFNPDTSLWAGGSCSKRASNGLCTQGSVSLWSISTPSSISQPITGSSNSVNGVAFSPNGKILASGGCGVEFSPCKEGGEVQLWDRATRQPIGQPLKGLQDEVESLTFSPDGKTLAAGSCGNTGQGCQQGGIYLWDAFTHKALGSPLAGHTNTISILVFSSDSKTLISSDKDTIILWDVTSRQPLVKPIKFHSNVVASIALSPDGKTLAIGSCGKKGERSGAYEWSENGCLQGEILLWDVTTRQLLGQPLKAHTDQVTSVAFSPDGKILASASGNFDGTISLWDVSTRKAIGPPLQGHTSGVEQVTFSPDGKTLASMSDIFDMESNSIFLWDVVTRRKIGVLLAGHTKYVQNVAFSPDGKTLASGNLNNKIILWDIYPASWINKACSIANRNLTPEEWEQFMKDSPGDRSYRATCPSFPMDINLSSNTSATP from the coding sequence ATGGATAAATTGGCAATTCTGAGACTGGATGGCGATCTGGAACAAGGCGTACGTGGGATGCTAACAATCACCTCACAACAGCCCCATTCCAGCATTGAGATCAACGGTAGTCTACCGCCAAATGCCAATTTAGCCGCCACCGTCCAGCAATGGCAATTGCATTACCGCAGTCTGAGCTCGACTCGTATTCAGCCCAACAAAATCACCTACAACGTCTCAATCCAACAACAGCGTTTACACTGCCACAAGCTAGCCCAATCACTCAGATCACAGCTCAATCACTGGCTGTTATCAGAATCGTTTCGTCCTGTTCGGGATGGTTGGCTAGAACACTTGATGCAGGATGAGGTACGCGTGTTGATTCGTACGGCAAACTCATCACTTTTAAAACTACCCTGGTACTTATGGGAGCTTGTTGAGCGTAATCCACGAGCAGAAGTGGCATTGAGTATACCGGACTCACAGGCAAATGTAGTATCTGAAACTCCCAGATTGCGCGAGCAAGTGAGAATTCTGGCAATTTTAGGCGACAGCACTGGGATTGATGTTCAGCATGATCAACGATTGCTCGATACCCTTGTGGATGCTGAAACAAAATTTCTTGTGGAACCACAGCGACAAGAGATCAATCGCTACTTGTGGGAACACACCTGGGATATTCTCTTTTTTGCCGGTCACAGCTGCACCGAAAAAGAGCAGGGCCGAATTTACATTAACCAAACTGATAGTTTGACCATTGCGGAACTGAGATACGCCTTACAAACAGCGGTTGAGCGAGGTCTACAACTGGCGATCTTCAATTCCTGTGATGGGATGGGATTAGCATTTGAACTACAACAACTGCAAATTCCGCAAACCATTGTGATGCGAGAACCCGTTCCTGACCAAGTGGCCCAAGCATTTCTAACTCATCTTCTGCCAACTTATGCTCAAGGACAATCTTTATATTTAGCCGTGCGAGAAGCCCGCTTAAGACTGCAAGGGCTAGAAAATGAATTTCCAGGAGCAAGTTGGTTGCCCGTGATTTTCCAGAATCCTGCTATCTCACCACCCCTATGGCAGGATTTAGGCCGTCGTCCCACTAACGTTTGTCCTTATCGAGGGTTATTTGCATTTCGGGAAGAGGATACCGCCTTTTTCTATGGACGGGATGCTTTTACACAGATGCTGGTGGAGGCGGTGCAACAACAATTTTTGGTAGCAGTGATTGGCCCGTCTGGTAGTGGCAAGTCCTCGGTAGTTTTTGCCGGTCTTATTCCTCAGTTGCGTTCCGAACGGACTTGGCTCATTGAGGCTTTTCGGCCAGGCGATCGCCCTTTCCGTAACTTAGCAGCTAAGCTTGTTCCCCTGCTGGAAACTCATCGAAGCGAAACTGACCAGCTGCTTGAAATTAATAAGCAGACAAAAGCGCTGCAACAGGGAGACTTAGCACTGCGAGATGTGATCGCGTGCATCTTGGAGAAGAATCCAGGGGATCGCTTTTTGCTGGTAGTCGATCAGTTTGAGGAACTGTATACCCTGTGTCGGGATGCACGAGAGCGCCTACTATTTCTAGATAGCTTGCTGGAAGCGGTTAAGTACACGCCAAATTTTACCCTCGTCCTCACCCTGAGAGCTGACTTTTTGGGGCAGGCACTCTCCTACCGTCCTTTTGGGGATGCGTTGCAGTATGCTGACTTGAAACTTAGCCCGATGAATCGGGAGGAACTGCAAGCGGCGGTGGAACAGCCAGCAGCGATGCTGGGGGTAGCGATTGAGTCGGGGCTGACCCAACGCATTCTAGATGCGGTGAGTACCCAACCGGGGGATTTGCCGTTATTGGAGTTTGCCCTGAATCAGTTGTGGGCAAAACAGCGAGATGCTCAGCTAACTCATGCGGCTTACGAGGAAATTGGCGGTGTAGAAGCTGCCCTGAGTCGCTATGCAGAGGAGGCGTATGGCAGGCTCAATGAGGAAGAAAAGGAACGGGCGCGGCGAATATTTATTCAATTAGTGCGTCCTGGGGAAGGAACAGAGGATACTCGCCGTCTGGCTACTTGCACTGAGGTGGGAGAAGAAAACTGGGATTTAGTGACGCGCTTGGCTGATGCTCGTCTCGTGGTCAGCAGCAGGGACGAAGCATTGGGTGAAGAGACAGTTGAGATTGTGCATGAAGCGTTGATTGGCGGATGGTTTAGCCTGCGCCTGTGGATTGAACTTGACCGTGCCTTCCGTATTTGGCAAGAGCGGCTGCGGGCATCTTTGCGTCAGTGGGAGGCTACTGGTAAGGACGAAGGAGCGTTGTTGCGTGGTGTGCCTTTGGCAGAGGCAGAAGGTTGGCTTGCGTCACGAGCCGTGGAACTAAGCCCTGCTGAGCGTGTGTTCATTCAGATAAGTTTAGACCTTCGGGATAGAGACCGCAAGGAGCAGTTGCGCCTACGGAAGCGTACTATCTTTGGGCTTGCTGGTAGCTTGGCAGTAGTCTCGATTCTAGCTGGAGGAACTTTTTGGCAATGGCAGCAAGCTGAAATAAGACAGAACCAAGCTGAACAGAGTGCCAAGATTGCTTTCTCAAACCAATTAGTTGCACAAGCTCAAACTCAGTTAGATCAACAGCCCGACTTAGCTTTGTTGTTAAGTGTGGAAGCGAACCGAATTGCCAAGACAATCGATGCACAAAGCTTCCTGCTCACCGCATTGCAATACAGACCCTTCACTAGTTTTCTGCACGGTCACACCAGTGATGTAAACAGCGTAGCCTTCAGCCCAAATGGCAAAATACTAGCTTCAGCTAGTGGCACCCAAACTAGAGACGATAACACAGTGCGACTATGGAATATCTCTACTAGACAATCTCTGGGCAAGCCCCTTAAAGGCCACACTGCTCCTGTGAAGAGTGTTGCATTCAGCCCAGATGGTCAAATCCTGGCTTCGGGGAGCATTGACCGTACCATCATCCTGTGGGATGTTGCTACTGGACTACCTATTGGTCCTCCCCTTAAAGGTCATGATGATCCAGTTCATACATTAACTTTCAGCCCAGATGGTCAAACCTTGGCTTCTGGCAGTTGCGGTGGGAGGGACTCAGAAGGAACTTGCGATCAGGGTGAAATCCGGTTGTGGAATGTAGCTACCCGCAAGCCACTTGGGCAACCTCTCATGGAGCACACTAGCGCAGTGTATGATTTGGCATTCAGCCCAGATGGTAAAATCTTGGCTTCTGGCAGTGGTGGAGCTATATATTTTGGCAGTGATTCTGATTACACAATCAGACTATGGGATGTAGCTACCCGCAAACCGCTCCGTCAACTGCTCAAGGGTCACAAGGCTGGTGTGAACACCTTGGCTTTTAGTCCAGACAGTAAAACTTTGGCTTCAGGAAGTGCAGACACCACTGTCATCCTATGGGACATAACCACCGGTAAGCCTCGTCAGCAGGCTCTCGAAGGCGACAAAAGTACAGTGATTAAGGTAGCCTTCAGCCGAGATGGAAAAGAGTTAATTATGGGGACTTCTGACAACACTGTCATCATAGCAAGTAAGGTTGATTTTTTCTATCCTACCGTCGTCAACCGTGGCGGCTTTAAGCTTCACAGCCTTACCTTTAACCCCGATACCTCCTTGTGGGCTGGGGGCAGTTGTAGTAAGAGAGCTTCAAATGGACTTTGCACTCAAGGCTCAGTCAGCCTTTGGAGTATTTCTACTCCTTCTTCTATAAGTCAGCCTATTACTGGTAGTTCCAACTCGGTGAACGGTGTCGCCTTTAGTCCGAATGGCAAAATACTGGCTTCTGGAGGTTGTGGAGTTGAATTTAGTCCTTGCAAAGAAGGTGGCGAAGTCCAATTGTGGGATAGAGCAACTCGCCAGCCTATAGGTCAGCCTTTGAAAGGTCTACAGGATGAAGTAGAAAGTCTAACCTTCAGCCCGGACGGTAAAACATTGGCAGCAGGTAGTTGCGGAAATACTGGCCAAGGGTGTCAGCAGGGTGGAATTTATTTGTGGGATGCCTTTACTCATAAGGCACTTGGCTCACCACTTGCTGGTCACACTAACACTATTAGTATTTTAGTTTTCAGCTCGGACAGTAAAACTCTGATATCGAGTGATAAGGACACTATCATCTTGTGGGATGTGACTTCTCGACAACCCTTAGTTAAACCGATCAAGTTTCATAGTAATGTAGTAGCGAGCATAGCCTTAAGTCCAGATGGCAAAACCTTAGCAATAGGCAGCTGTGGCAAGAAAGGTGAGCGAAGCGGAGCTTATGAATGGAGTGAAAACGGCTGCCTACAGGGTGAGATTCTTCTGTGGGATGTGACTACTCGGCAGTTGCTTGGTCAACCTCTTAAAGCTCACACTGATCAGGTGACAAGCGTTGCTTTCAGCCCGGATGGCAAAATCTTAGCTTCAGCTTCAGGCAATTTCGACGGAACCATTTCCCTTTGGGATGTAAGCACTCGCAAGGCTATTGGACCCCCTCTTCAGGGTCATACTAGTGGCGTGGAGCAGGTGACCTTCAGTCCAGATGGCAAAACTTTAGCTTCCATGTCAGACATATTCGACATGGAAAGTAATTCCATTTTCCTGTGGGATGTTGTAACCCGCCGGAAGATAGGTGTACTTCTCGCTGGTCACACTAAATACGTTCAGAATGTGGCATTTAGTCCGGATGGCAAGACGTTGGCTTCGGGTAATTTGAATAACAAGATCATTTTGTGGGATATTTATCCTGCGTCATGGATAAACAAAGCCTGTAGCATTGCCAATCGCAATTTGACTCCTGAGGAGTGGGAACAATTTATGAAAGATAGCCCAGGAGATAGATCCTATCGTGCTACTTGCCCTAGCTTTCCTATGGATATTAACTTGTCATCGAATACTTCAGCAACCCCCTAA